The sequence below is a genomic window from Microbacterium abyssi.
GCGGGTCTAGCCGCGCGGCGAATTCAGATTGGCCGCATCCCATTTCGGCATGCGTCTGAGAGCCACTCCATGAGTAACATTTTTGGCCGTTCTTTGGCCGCATCCTGTTTCCAACTGGCTGTTTTCGGACGTCGCTGGATGTCGACGAGATCTCGAAAACCCGCACAATTACGCGGAATCTGTCGTTGTATGCCGGTATGCGAATTGCTCAATTCGCGTTCGAGTCCCTGAGGCCGCTCAGCCCCCAGTGAACGCGTTCGTTACTACTTGAAATCGTGGCTATGTCTCGAACGGCAGGAGCGCGATGGCATACGCCGCGACACTCATCACGAGGCGGGGCCGAGCAAGAAGAGTGAGCCCGACCAACGCAGCGTAGCCGGTCTAGGACACTGGTGAAAGGGCGGCCGTCATGAACTCGATGAGCGCAGACTTGCGGCGCTGGTGGTCGGTGGAGCGTTCGCTGGTCATCGCGACGTTCGTGATGGAGTTTTGCGCCCACGTTGCGGCAGTGGCGATCAGGAGGGACCACACGTCCTCGGCTTTGAGGTCGTCCCGAACGGTTCCGATGCGCTGCTGCCCGACAATCTCGCGCAGGTGCTGAGCATCGATCTCCTCGAGCCCGGGGTACAGGTACCCCGTTGCCTCGCGCTCAAGCCGTTTCCACATCAGCAGACGCATCAGTGCCGGGTCGGCGAGGTAGTCATCGTAGAGTCGCGACGCGTAGCCCGCCAGATCGTGAGCGGTGAACGGCACCCTCTCACTGTTCCCGATGACGTGCACTTCGAAGACGGCATCGAAGAGCTTGTCCTTCCCCCCGAA
It includes:
- a CDS encoding TetR family transcriptional regulator, translating into MSKADKTRALILDAATEEFAAHGIAGARVDRIAERSGMSKPMIYAYFGGKDKLFDAVFEVHVIGNSERVPFTAHDLAGYASRLYDDYLADPALMRLLMWKRLEREATGYLYPGLEEIDAQHLREIVGQQRIGTVRDDLKAEDVWSLLIATAATWAQNSITNVAMTSERSTDHQRRKSALIEFMTAALSPVS